In the Kwoniella mangroviensis CBS 8507 chromosome 3, whole genome shotgun sequence genome, one interval contains:
- a CDS encoding dTDP-4-dehydrorhamnose reductase — MTKKSVVVTGASGLLGRAVVSHFQAQGDEVIKLANSRAKKDASYTKLDLMDKEAVNGFFQTHPTIDGAAERRPDVAEADPEKAAQINAEVPAHLSALANQRKFLLIYISTDYVFNGKNPPYEVDAQPDPLQMYGRQKLDGEKAVLAEREKGAKVTVLRVPILYGKTEYNAESAVNILRDVVEDQSGKKYKMDAYQVRFPTNVEDVARVLFDLSHLDKPLPSILHYATPSPALTKYDMTQLIAQHLKLPIDHIIKDTNKPGPDATPRPENTQLSTKALKELGVDVGERKRFGDWWGDYIAEGK; from the exons ATGACAAAGAAATCAGTCGTAGTCACAG GCGCATCGGGTTTACTTGGTCGAGCGGTAGTGTCCCACTTCCAAGctcaaggtgatgaag TGATCAAACTTGCCAACTCTCGAGCTAAGAAAGATGCAAGCTACACTAAACTTGATTTAATGGACAAAGAAGCTGTGAATGGGTTCTTCCAGACCCATCCTACCAtagatg GTGCCGCTGAAAGAAGACCGGACGTTGCTGAGGCC GATCCTGAAAAAGCAGCCCAA ATCAATGCAGAAGTTCCTGCGCACTTATCAGCTTTAGCGAACCAACGAAAGTTCCTCTTGATCTACATCTCAACGGATTACGTGTTCAACGGTAAAAA TCCACCTTACGAGGTAGATGCTCAACCTGACCCTCTGCAGATGTATGGCCGACAGaagttggatggtgagaaagcTGTATTAGcggagagggagaaaggtGCGAAAGTCACTGTTTTGAGGGTCCCCATCCT ATACGGTAAGACTGAATATAATGCTGAATCTGCGGTAAACATCTTGCGAGATG TTGTTGAAGATCAGTCGGGAAAGAAGTACAAGATGGATGCCTACCAAGTTAGATTCCCTACGAATGTCGAAGATGTAGCTAGGGTCTTATTTGATTTATCTC ACCTCGATAAACCCCTTCCTTCGATCCTTCATTACGCGACGCCTTCACCTGCTCTGACAAAATACGATATGACGCAATTAATTGCTCAACACCTCAAGCTTCCCATTGATCATATAATCAAAGATACCAACAAACCTGGTCCTGACGCTACACCTCGTCCAGAGAATACTCAATTATCTaccaaagctttgaaagagcTAGGTGTGGATGTAGGGGAAAGGAAGCGTTTTGGGGACTGGTGGGGTGATTATATAGCTGAAGGGAAATGA